One segment of Danio aesculapii chromosome 3, fDanAes4.1, whole genome shotgun sequence DNA contains the following:
- the clcn7 gene encoding H(+)/Cl(-) exchange transporter 7 isoform X1, translated as MANISKKVSWSSRGDDRGERTPLLNGAEDSKLNRQLSGGGIFHIGRMSTVDLEEEITPEEDIIRSRPKEIPHNEKLLSLKYESLDYDNSENQLFLEEERRMSQMGFRCLEITRWVICGLIGLLTGLIACLIDIAVENLAGLKYFAVKQNIEKFTELGGLSLSLILWAVLNSAFVMVGAIIVAFFEPIAAGSGIPQIKCYLNGVKVPRVVRLKTLVVKVFGVICSVAGGLAVGKEGPMIHSGAVVAAGVSQGRSTSLKKDFKMFEYFRRDTEKRDFVSAGAAAGVSAAFGAPVGGVLFSLEEGASFWNQLLTWRIFFASMVSSFTLNFFLSIYHQKPGELSSPGLINFGRFDSDSVQYNLYEIPLFIIMGALGGILGALFNVLNYWLTIFRIRYIHRPCLQVMEAMLVAAVTATVSFAMIYFSTECQPLGPDHTEEYPLQLFCADGEYNAMATAFFNTPERSVRSLFHNPPGTYNPMTLGVFTLAYFLLAVWTYGLTVSAGVFIPSLLIGAAWGRLFGILLSFITTSKSIWADPGKYALIGAAAQLGGIVRMTLSLTVILVEATGNVTYGFPIMLVLMTAKIVGDYFVEGLYDIHIKLQSVPFLHWEAPPTSHWLTAREVMSSPVTCFNRIEKVGTIVDVLSNTSTNHNGFPVVTHVTEIDEPSKLCGLVLRSQLIVLLKHKVFVERASSRFSQRKLQLKDFRDAYPRFPPIQSIHVSQDERECMMDLTEFMNPTPYTVPQETSLPRVFKLFRALGLRHLVVVDNENRVVGLVTRKDLARYHLGKDGLEELHLAQT; from the exons atggccAACATCTCGAAAAAAGTATCCTGGTCGAGCCGAGGGGATGACCGCGGAGAGAGAACACCGCTGCTGAACGGAGCCGAGGACAGCAAACTCAACAGACAG TTATCCGGGGGAGGTATATTTCATATAGGCAGGATGAGCACTGTGGACCTTGAGGAGGAAATCACACCAGAAGAG GACATTATAAGAAGTCGACCCAAGGAAATCCCTCACAACGAAAAGCTGCTGTCTCTGAAATATGAG AGTCTTGACTATGATAACAGTGAGAATCAGTTGTTTCTGGAGGAGGAGAGACGGATGAGTCAAATG GGCTTCAGATGCCTGGAGATCACACGATGGGTGATCTGCGGTTTGATTGGTTTACTCACTGGTCTCATCGCATGTTTGATAGACATTGCTGTGGAGAACCTTGCAGGACTTAAGTACTTTGCAGTCAAACAGA ACATTGAGAAATTCACAGAGCTCGGAGGCCTGTCCCTGTCTCTAATACTGTGGGCAGTGCTGAACTCGGCTTTCGTGATGGTTGGTGCAATCATTGTTGCTTTTTTTGAG CCCATTGCTGCAGGAAGTGGAATCCCTCAAATAAAATGCTATCTCAATGGAGTAAAGGTTCCTCGTGTAGTTCGGCTAAAG ACTCTGGTGGTAAAGGTTTTTGGAGTGATCTGCTCAGTGGCTGGAGGTCTTGCTGTTGGAAAG GAAGGGCCCATGATTCACTCAGGAGCAGTGGTGGCTGCGGGAGTTTCTCAAGGCAGGAGCACATCCCTGAAAAAAGATTTTAAG ATGTTTGAGTATTTCCGCAGGGACACGGAGAAGAGAGACTTTGTGTCGGCAGGAGCAGCTGCTGGAGTCTCTGCTGCCTTTGGGGCCCCTGTTG gTGGGGTTTTGTTCAGTTTAGAGGAAGGAGCGTCTTTCTGGAACCAGTTGTTGACCTGGAGAATT tttttcgCTTCAATGGTCTCCAGCTTCACTCTGAACTTTTTCCTGAGCATTTACCATCAGAAGCCTGGAGAATTGTCCAGTCCTGGTCTCATTAACTTTGGCCGCTTTGACAGTGAT agtgtacaataTAATTTATATGAAATTCCTCTCTTCATCATCATGGGAGCTTTAG GAGGAATACTTGGAGCATTGTTCAATGTCCTCAATTACTGGCTAACAATTTTCAGAATAAG GTACATCCACCGGCCGTGCTTGCAGGTGATGGAGGCGATGCTCGTTGCTGCTGTCACTGCTACGGTTTCCTTTGCTATGATCTATTTCTCCACTGAATGCCAGCCTTTGGGACCTGACCACACTGAAGAATATCCTCTACAG CTCTTCTGCGCTGATGGTGAATATAACGCCATGGCCACggctttcttcaacacacctgaGCGGAGCGTCAGGAGCCTCTTCCACAACCCTCCAG GAACGTACAACCCCATGACTTTGGGTGTCTTCACCCTGGCGTATTTCCTCCTGGCGGTCTGGACGTATGGTTTAACCGTGTCCGCAGGAGTCTTCATCCCATCTCTACTCATTGGGGCAGCCTGGGGTCGACTCTTTGGGATACTTTTGTCATTCATCACTACCAGTAAATCA ATCTGGGCAGACCCTGGAAAATATGCTTTGATCGGCGCTGCGGCCCAACTTG GTGGCATTGTCCGAATGACCCTCAGTCTCACGGTTATTCTGGTAGAAGCCACTGGGAATGTGACTTATGGCTTTCCCATCATGCTTGTGCTAATGACTGCCAAGATTGTTGGGGATTATTTTGTAGAG GGCCTGTATGACATCCATATTAAGCTGCAGAGTGTTCCTTTCCTCCACTGGGAGGCTCCTCCCACTTCTCATTGGCTGACGGCCAG AGAGGTCATGAGTTCCCCAGTCACCTGCTTCAACCGAATAGAGAAGGTCGGAACCATTGTAGATGTCCTCAGCAACACTTCCACCAATCACAACGGCTTTCCAGTGGTCACCCATGTTACTGAGATTGACGAG CCAAGCAAACTCTGTGGGCTTGTTCTCCGCTCTCAGCTCATTGTCCTTCTCAAACATAAG GTGTTTGTGGAGAGAGCATCTTCACGTTTCAGCCAAAGGAAGCTACAGCTGAAGGACTTCAGAGACGCGTATCCACGTTTCCCTCCTATTCAGTCCATCCATGTCTCTCAGGATGAAAGAGAGTGCATGATGGACCTGACCGAGTTCATGAACCCAACGCCGTACACTGTTCCTCAG GAGACTTCACTCCCCCGTGTGTTTAAATTGTTTCGGGCTCTAGGACTCCGACATCTGGTGGTGGTTGATAATGAGAACAGG GTTGTGGGTCTAGTAACCAGGAAGGATCTTGCAAGATACCACCTGGGTAAAGACGGCCTGGAGGAGCTTCATCTGGCACAGACATGA
- the LOC130220279 gene encoding retinal cone rhodopsin-sensitive cGMP 3',5'-cyclic phosphodiesterase subunit gamma: MNSRNCNSLNNSQVRARAGTTTPRSGPPEFKQGTIRQFKSKTPKKGVRGSGDEIPGMDGLGTDTTVVCPWEAFSHLELNQIAQYGII, translated from the exons ATGAACTCAAGAAACTGCAACAGTCTCAACAACTCACAGGTACGAGCCAGAGCAGGAACAACAACACCCAGGAGCGGACCTCCAGAATTCAAACAGGGGACGATAAGACAATTCAAAAGCAAAACGCCCAAGAAAGGAGTCAGAGG GTCTGGAGATGAGATCCCAGGAATGGATGGTCTTGGCACTG ACACCACCGTGGTCTGTCCGTGGGAAGCCTTTAGCCATCTGGAGCTGAATCAAATCGCCCAGTATGGGATTATTTGA
- the clcn7 gene encoding H(+)/Cl(-) exchange transporter 7 isoform X2, whose protein sequence is MANISKKVSWSSRGDDRGERTPLLNGAEDSKLNRQDIIRSRPKEIPHNEKLLSLKYESLDYDNSENQLFLEEERRMSQMGFRCLEITRWVICGLIGLLTGLIACLIDIAVENLAGLKYFAVKQNIEKFTELGGLSLSLILWAVLNSAFVMVGAIIVAFFEPIAAGSGIPQIKCYLNGVKVPRVVRLKTLVVKVFGVICSVAGGLAVGKEGPMIHSGAVVAAGVSQGRSTSLKKDFKMFEYFRRDTEKRDFVSAGAAAGVSAAFGAPVGGVLFSLEEGASFWNQLLTWRIFFASMVSSFTLNFFLSIYHQKPGELSSPGLINFGRFDSDSVQYNLYEIPLFIIMGALGGILGALFNVLNYWLTIFRIRYIHRPCLQVMEAMLVAAVTATVSFAMIYFSTECQPLGPDHTEEYPLQLFCADGEYNAMATAFFNTPERSVRSLFHNPPGTYNPMTLGVFTLAYFLLAVWTYGLTVSAGVFIPSLLIGAAWGRLFGILLSFITTSKSIWADPGKYALIGAAAQLGGIVRMTLSLTVILVEATGNVTYGFPIMLVLMTAKIVGDYFVEGLYDIHIKLQSVPFLHWEAPPTSHWLTAREVMSSPVTCFNRIEKVGTIVDVLSNTSTNHNGFPVVTHVTEIDEPSKLCGLVLRSQLIVLLKHKVFVERASSRFSQRKLQLKDFRDAYPRFPPIQSIHVSQDERECMMDLTEFMNPTPYTVPQETSLPRVFKLFRALGLRHLVVVDNENRVVGLVTRKDLARYHLGKDGLEELHLAQT, encoded by the exons atggccAACATCTCGAAAAAAGTATCCTGGTCGAGCCGAGGGGATGACCGCGGAGAGAGAACACCGCTGCTGAACGGAGCCGAGGACAGCAAACTCAACAGACAG GACATTATAAGAAGTCGACCCAAGGAAATCCCTCACAACGAAAAGCTGCTGTCTCTGAAATATGAG AGTCTTGACTATGATAACAGTGAGAATCAGTTGTTTCTGGAGGAGGAGAGACGGATGAGTCAAATG GGCTTCAGATGCCTGGAGATCACACGATGGGTGATCTGCGGTTTGATTGGTTTACTCACTGGTCTCATCGCATGTTTGATAGACATTGCTGTGGAGAACCTTGCAGGACTTAAGTACTTTGCAGTCAAACAGA ACATTGAGAAATTCACAGAGCTCGGAGGCCTGTCCCTGTCTCTAATACTGTGGGCAGTGCTGAACTCGGCTTTCGTGATGGTTGGTGCAATCATTGTTGCTTTTTTTGAG CCCATTGCTGCAGGAAGTGGAATCCCTCAAATAAAATGCTATCTCAATGGAGTAAAGGTTCCTCGTGTAGTTCGGCTAAAG ACTCTGGTGGTAAAGGTTTTTGGAGTGATCTGCTCAGTGGCTGGAGGTCTTGCTGTTGGAAAG GAAGGGCCCATGATTCACTCAGGAGCAGTGGTGGCTGCGGGAGTTTCTCAAGGCAGGAGCACATCCCTGAAAAAAGATTTTAAG ATGTTTGAGTATTTCCGCAGGGACACGGAGAAGAGAGACTTTGTGTCGGCAGGAGCAGCTGCTGGAGTCTCTGCTGCCTTTGGGGCCCCTGTTG gTGGGGTTTTGTTCAGTTTAGAGGAAGGAGCGTCTTTCTGGAACCAGTTGTTGACCTGGAGAATT tttttcgCTTCAATGGTCTCCAGCTTCACTCTGAACTTTTTCCTGAGCATTTACCATCAGAAGCCTGGAGAATTGTCCAGTCCTGGTCTCATTAACTTTGGCCGCTTTGACAGTGAT agtgtacaataTAATTTATATGAAATTCCTCTCTTCATCATCATGGGAGCTTTAG GAGGAATACTTGGAGCATTGTTCAATGTCCTCAATTACTGGCTAACAATTTTCAGAATAAG GTACATCCACCGGCCGTGCTTGCAGGTGATGGAGGCGATGCTCGTTGCTGCTGTCACTGCTACGGTTTCCTTTGCTATGATCTATTTCTCCACTGAATGCCAGCCTTTGGGACCTGACCACACTGAAGAATATCCTCTACAG CTCTTCTGCGCTGATGGTGAATATAACGCCATGGCCACggctttcttcaacacacctgaGCGGAGCGTCAGGAGCCTCTTCCACAACCCTCCAG GAACGTACAACCCCATGACTTTGGGTGTCTTCACCCTGGCGTATTTCCTCCTGGCGGTCTGGACGTATGGTTTAACCGTGTCCGCAGGAGTCTTCATCCCATCTCTACTCATTGGGGCAGCCTGGGGTCGACTCTTTGGGATACTTTTGTCATTCATCACTACCAGTAAATCA ATCTGGGCAGACCCTGGAAAATATGCTTTGATCGGCGCTGCGGCCCAACTTG GTGGCATTGTCCGAATGACCCTCAGTCTCACGGTTATTCTGGTAGAAGCCACTGGGAATGTGACTTATGGCTTTCCCATCATGCTTGTGCTAATGACTGCCAAGATTGTTGGGGATTATTTTGTAGAG GGCCTGTATGACATCCATATTAAGCTGCAGAGTGTTCCTTTCCTCCACTGGGAGGCTCCTCCCACTTCTCATTGGCTGACGGCCAG AGAGGTCATGAGTTCCCCAGTCACCTGCTTCAACCGAATAGAGAAGGTCGGAACCATTGTAGATGTCCTCAGCAACACTTCCACCAATCACAACGGCTTTCCAGTGGTCACCCATGTTACTGAGATTGACGAG CCAAGCAAACTCTGTGGGCTTGTTCTCCGCTCTCAGCTCATTGTCCTTCTCAAACATAAG GTGTTTGTGGAGAGAGCATCTTCACGTTTCAGCCAAAGGAAGCTACAGCTGAAGGACTTCAGAGACGCGTATCCACGTTTCCCTCCTATTCAGTCCATCCATGTCTCTCAGGATGAAAGAGAGTGCATGATGGACCTGACCGAGTTCATGAACCCAACGCCGTACACTGTTCCTCAG GAGACTTCACTCCCCCGTGTGTTTAAATTGTTTCGGGCTCTAGGACTCCGACATCTGGTGGTGGTTGATAATGAGAACAGG GTTGTGGGTCTAGTAACCAGGAAGGATCTTGCAAGATACCACCTGGGTAAAGACGGCCTGGAGGAGCTTCATCTGGCACAGACATGA